The Actinomycetota bacterium genomic sequence AAGGCGGCCGAGATCGAGGAGATGCTCGGCCCCCCGCGCGTCCGGACGGAGCCGCTGCGCGAACGCGACGAGATCGGGGTCACGACCGGGCTCGCCTGGACCCCCGTGGGCGGCGACATCCTGTCGATAGAGACGATGCTGGTGCGCGGGTCGTCCGCCTTCACCCTCACCGGCCAGCTGGGAGACGTCATGAAGGAGTCGGCGCGCGCAGCGCTGACCTACGCGCGGTCGCGGGCGACGACGCTCGGCGTCGACGAGGACTGGTTCGCCGAGCACGAGGTGCACGTGCACGTGCCGGCGGGAGCCATCCCGAAGGACGGACCCTCCGCCGGCATCGCGATGGCCACGGCCATGGTCTCCGCGATCGCGAAGGTGCCTGTGAAGCGGAAGGTCGGGATGACGGGCGAGATCACGCTGCGCGGCAAGGTGCTCCCGATCGGCGGTGTGAAGGAGAAGGTGATCGCCGCCCACCGAGCGGGGGTGAAGACGGTCGTCCTGCCCGCGGCCAACGAGAGGGACCTGCGCGAGGTGCCGGAGGATGTCCGGACTCAGCTGCGGTTCGTGCTCGTCGATCACATGGATCAGGTCCTGCACGAGGCGCTCGCCTCCCCGCTGCGGGACCTCCGTCCGGCCCCCGTGGTCTCCCCGGCCGGGACGCCCGAGCTCCGCGAGCGTGCGTCCGCGAGGAGCCGCTGAGTGCGCGTAGGACTGTGGTCGGAGGTCTCTCGCAACCTGCGCCGGCGCCGGCTGCGGACCTTCCTCACCGTGACCGGCATCGGGCTCGGCGCCTTCGCCCTCACCGTGATGGGGTCGCTCGCCGAGAACTTCAACGTCTCGATCTCGTCGCTGCGGCAGTTCCTCGGCACCCAGGTGCTCGTGCGCGGCCCCGGTTCGTCGGTCTTCTTCCCCATGGGCCATCTGCCGGTCACGCTCATGGACGAGCTCGATCGGGTCGAAGGCGTCGGCGTCGTCGTGCCCAGGGTGACCGTGCTCTTCTCCGACGAGGGCGACGCCGGGTTCGGACCGCCCGACCTCGTCTTCGGGGTGGATATCGAACGCGCCCAGCGGTCCCCCATCGGCGACCTGCGCCTGGCGGCCGGCCGGACGCTCGAGGTGGGCGACCGGTGGAGGGTGGTCCTGGGAGCCGAGCTCGCCCAGAGGTTCCTGATCGACGGACGGTCCGCCCGGCCGGGCGACGTCGTGAAGATCCGCGGGCGGGACTTCGAGGTCGTGGGGGTGGGAGCCGCCACGTCCACCCCGATAGACCGGTTCGCGACGGCGTCCATCGCCGATACGCGAGAGATCCTCAAGGAGGTCGAGCCCTTCCTCGACGTGGACTCGGTCGTGGACGAGTTCAGCGTCTTCCCGGCTCCCGGCACGGACGCGGACGTCCTCGCCGAACGGCTGGAGGGACGCGTCGGGAACGCGATGGTCTTCTCGCCCGAGGCATCGCGACAGCAGATCCGTCAGTTCACCGCCATCTTCAACGCGATCATCCTCGGGTCGGCGCTCGTCGCCCTCCTCGTCGGGGGCGTGGCGATCATCAACACGATGGTCTTCTCCGTCACCGAACGCACCCGGGAGATCGGGATCAAGAAGGCGGTCGGCGCTTCGTCGCGCGACATCCTGCGCGAGTTCCTCACCGAGTCGTCGGTCGTGTCGGTGGTGGGCGGGCTCGCGGGTGCGCTCCTCGGTTTCCTGATGGTGACCGTGTTGAACGCGGTCACGCGCGACGACGGCGTCGTCGCGTTCACGATCACGCCCCGCCTATGGGGCCTGGTCTTCCTGCTGTCCCTCGTCACGGGTGTGGGAGCCGGTTTCCTGCCTGCGCGCCGGGCCGCGTCGATCGACCCTGTCCGGGCACTGAGGACGCTGGGTTGAGCGTGGGGGGTCCCCCTTGAGCGTCGTCCTCGGCCTGGCCGACGTCCGTCGCTCCTACCGCATGGGCGCGAACCTCGAGGTGCACGCGCTGCGCGGCGTGTCCCTGGAGGTGTCCGGGGGCGAGTTCGTGGCGATCGTCGG encodes the following:
- a CDS encoding ABC transporter permease: MRVGLWSEVSRNLRRRRLRTFLTVTGIGLGAFALTVMGSLAENFNVSISSLRQFLGTQVLVRGPGSSVFFPMGHLPVTLMDELDRVEGVGVVVPRVTVLFSDEGDAGFGPPDLVFGVDIERAQRSPIGDLRLAAGRTLEVGDRWRVVLGAELAQRFLIDGRSARPGDVVKIRGRDFEVVGVGAATSTPIDRFATASIADTREILKEVEPFLDVDSVVDEFSVFPAPGTDADVLAERLEGRVGNAMVFSPEASRQQIRQFTAIFNAIILGSALVALLVGGVAIINTMVFSVTERTREIGIKKAVGASSRDILREFLTESSVVSVVGGLAGALLGFLMVTVLNAVTRDDGVVAFTITPRLWGLVFLLSLVTGVGAGFLPARRAASIDPVRALRTLG